DNA sequence from the Anas acuta unplaced genomic scaffold, bAnaAcu1.1 SCAFFOLD_374, whole genome shotgun sequence genome:
TATGGGATGGGGACCCTATAGGGGGTCTGTGGGGCTCCCTATGGGGCAGGGACCCTatgggggggcttggggggttccCTATGGGGTGAGGGCCCTATAGGGGAGCCCATGGGGGTCTGTGGGGCTCTCTGTGGGGCAGGGGCCCtatggggggggttgggggctcCCTATGGGGTGAGGACCCTATAGGGGGTCTGTGGGGCTCTCTATGGGGTGGGGGCCCTatgggggaggtttggggggctCTCTATGGGGCGGGGGCCCTATaggggggggttgggggcttCCCTATGGGGTGGGGACCCTATAGGGGGTCTATGGGGCCTCTATAGGGCCTGTGGGGGTCTGTGGGGGGCCCTATGTGGGTTATAAGCACCTCGTTAAGCCCTCCCCGCTAACGAGCGGCGCCCGTTAAGCtggggaaccccccccccccccaattttttccccccccagaTTTCCTCTTCAAGTTCCTGGTGATCGGCAGCGCAGGCACGGGGAAGTCCTGCCTGCTCCACCAGTTCATCGAGAACAAATGTAAGCACCCCCCCCGCCTCGCTTTTTGGGgcaaaaaccccaaaaaagggcattttttaatccccaaacctcccctgctTTGATGCCCGCAGGATTTGGGGGCGGGTTCGGGgaggttttttggggggctgccTCGGTTTTCCTGCCAAATCTTTGCTTGCCCTCTTATTTCCTAAATTTCTGGGGGGGTTAATTAACCAAAAACTGATGGTTTTGCCCCGTTTTGGTCCCGCGGCCGCTGCCCCGCAGTCAAGCAGGACTCGAACCACACGATCGGGGTGGAATTCGGCTCCAAGGTGGTCAACGTGGGCGGCAAGACGGTGAAGCTGCAAATTTGGGACACGGCCGGGCAGGAGAGGTTCAGGTACGGGGGGGCACcgggtggttttggggtcccccggGTCTTGGGAACCTTTGTTTATACCCCAAAAAGGTGAAACAGCCATGGAAGGGGGGGTTTTGAAGGGTCCCTTACCCAAAATTTGGGATTATTGGGGTTATTTACACCAACAGGGGGCGAAACACCCTTGGGGAGGCTCTTTTGGAAGAGTCTTTTAGCCAAAATTTGGGATTATTGGAGTTATTTATACCAGAAATGGGTGAAACACCTCTGGGAGGGCTTCATTTGAAGCATCCTGTACCCAAAATTTGGGATTATTGGGGTTATTTACACCAAAAGGGGGTGAAACACCTCTGGGAGGGCTCTTTTCAAAGCATTCCATACTCAAAATTTGGGATTATTGGGTTTATTTATACCAAAAATGGGTTAAACATCCCGGGAGGGCTCCATTTGAAGCATCCCATACCTAAAATTTGGGATTATTGGGTTTATTTACACTCCAAGAGGGTGAAACACCACTTGGAAGGCTCTATTTGAGGCATCCCATACCCAAAATTTGGGATTATCacctttatttttacaaaaaatggGTAAAACGCTCCTGAGAGGGCTCCAATTGAAGCATCCCGTACCCAAAATTTGGGATTATTGGGTTTATTTTCACCAAAAATGTGTGAAGCATTCCAGGAAGGGCTCTGTTTGAAGGGTCCCGTACCCAAAATTTGGGATTATTGGGTTTATTTACACCAAAAATGGGTAAAATGCCTCCGGGAGGGCTCCATTTGAAGCATCCCGTACCCAAAATTTGGGATTATCGGTTTTATTTCCACCAAAAATGGGTGAAACACCCCTGGGGGGGCTCTTTTCAAAGCCCCCATACCCAAAATTTGGGAAGACCCCAACCCGTTGAGCACATCAACGACCAAAGATCCGCGTCAACTGATAGAAGAATCCTAAAAACGCCATTTTTGGACCCATTTTCTCTCCTGCTAAGGCGctcccctatttttttttaatctggggGGTCTCCACATCCCAttcaaccccccaaaaaagatcTTTAGGGCCCCCCCAACCCTaattttcctcccccccccaggtcGGTGACGAGGAGCTACTACCGCGGCGCGGCGGGCGCGCTGCTCGTCTACGACATCACCAGGTAAACCCCCCCTCCCGGGGGGCTCCAAacccccctcagcaccccaaaaaaacccttttAACCCCCTCAAGTCCTCCTTTGAACCGTTTTTTTCGCTTTTtaaccccaaaacccagccGGGAGACCTACAACGCGTTGACCAACTGGTTGACGGACGCGCGCACCCTCGCCAGCCCCAACATCGTCATCATCCTCTGCGGGAACAAGAAGGACCTGGACGCCGACCGGGAGGTGACGTTCCTCGAGGCCTCCCGTTTCGCCCA
Encoded proteins:
- the LOC137848867 gene encoding ras-related protein Rab-4B isoform X3, yielding MSETYDFLFKFLVIGSAGTGKSCLLHQFIENKFKQDSNHTIGVEFGSKVVNVGGKTVKLQIWDTAGQERFRSVTRSYYRGAAGALLVYDITSRETYNALTNWLTDARTLASPNIVIILCGNKKDLDADREVTFLEASRFAQENELMFLETSALTGENVEEAFLKCARTILNKIESGELDPERMGSGIQYGDASLRQLRQPRGAQAPSRQQCSC
- the LOC137848867 gene encoding ras-related protein Rab-4B isoform X1, giving the protein MSETYDFLFKFLVIGSAGTGKSCLLHQFIENKFKQDSNHTIGVEFGSKVVNVGGKTVKLQIWDTAGQERFRSVTRSYYRGAAGALLVYDITSRETYNALTNWLTDARTLASPNIVIILCGNKKDLDADREVTFLEASRFAQENELMFLETSALTGENVEEAFLKCARTILNKKIESGKGGNLGLLGFFWGLGGSWRGFGGRFGELQGIDGGERGGSVPKMHQDHPE